The Priestia megaterium NBRC 15308 = ATCC 14581 region AAGAGGGTGTACGCGTTAGCGTACACCCTCTTTTAAATCAAATATATCACCCTAGGTCTAACCCTTTTTCATTCAATTTATGAGAAGTCACAGCAATTACAAACTTTCCATCATCCAAATCTTTTTTATGAGAGGTTAGCTCCTCTGTGGGAATACCTAAATTTGTTGCACGGTCTTCTTCATTTGAGTAATTTTGGACCACAAAAAATTTCTTTAATTTATCTAAAAAAGAATCCGGCTGGGCCCCTCCAGTCATATCTTCCTGAGTGACCTTATCTTGGTCAGCAGCAGATAGCTTATCCACGTTTACATTCGTTCTATAAGCTAGGTTGCCCGCTGCGGTCTCTTGATTAGTTAGAACTGTAATTTCATTATCCTCATACCCTATCATTCTTAATTTCTCAATTCTAGTTAATGTTTCTTCCGGCGACTCATATACACCTATAATACTTTTACTCATAAAACCTTCCTCCTTCATTAAGATCTTTTCTCCTCATTTTTTATGTACCCGCTATTCTATCCTTCTTAACAATGGAGCCGTAGTTAAAGGAGTGAATCAAATGATTTTCCCTTTTTAAGGAATTCGATTAAATAAATGCTAGCTTGCTTAAGGCAAAACGTTTATCTAAA contains the following coding sequences:
- a CDS encoding general stress protein — protein: MSKSIIGVYESPEETLTRIEKLRMIGYEDNEITVLTNQETAAGNLAYRTNVNVDKLSAADQDKVTQEDMTGGAQPDSFLDKLKKFFVVQNYSNEEDRATNLGIPTEELTSHKKDLDDGKFVIAVTSHKLNEKGLDLG